In Asterias rubens chromosome 2, eAstRub1.3, whole genome shotgun sequence, the sequence TATATGGATCTAGAAAGGGAAGAGTTTGATTTCATCATTTACTGCACTACTTTTTCCTGTTTGTTAACATCTAgtgtgtatttttgtctgtGGCTAGTTGTGACCAACAGAGTTGGTACAAGTGTTGTAGTAATTCGAGATGGCATCACCTCGCAAGCAGCTGCTCTCTATGAGGGCTCACTAGATACTAAGGCATCAGTCATCTCTAGTCAGGAGTCTATGTACATCCGATGGTATGGACTCATACAAGACTCAAGGATAACACTCAGGATTGAAGTCACTGCCTTCAGGGACCCTGGTAAGATACTTTCGTCTTATTATTCTTATATAAATaacttttggggttgaacaaagaattgactggagtgggattcgaaccaacgacctatgttggtggtgtccctattttgtcaatatgtttgttcgggggtggggggtgccagtttatattgatataaataataatagtaatacttttagtggcttcttacatagcgctcatatccgtcactcagtgatgctcaaggcgcttcaacattcagtatttcctgcaaggtacacATATGTGTGTGGGACGtcatttgaattatgaaacgTACTACTttacaaagcaccatgtaatggttgctctggcacaatatgcagccaattaaACCAAGGAAACTGGGGAGAACCCCCTTTTCTTTCGATAAGTCCACTGGGTTCAAAGGACGAGGCatcatggttaaatgtcttgaaggacacttgtgtcatgaatgggactcgaacccacactctgctgatcagaaactgtctgaccattcaacatgTCCAATGTCATCTACTGTGGTATTGGATGGTAGCTACACTATGCCAATCCGTGTGAATGCAAAGTGCAtatagtcaaccctcccaccATTTAATATTGTCCTCTTTGGTATTGGATGATAGAAAATGTTCAAGCCTGCAATTTGATATCGTGTGGTGAATGCCTCACAGGTACACagtacatagtcaaccctcctactgtcttacCACTCAATAACATCTAACGTGGTTGTACTTTTGGGGCACTATTTAATGCATTAATTGAACCAatgatttttgcattattttaccTAATTTGGAGAGAGAGAGTTCAAGCAAGGTTACTGGGGAGGGGGGGCTATGGTTATACCACTGCCCATGATGtgaatttttataaaattagaATACTTAATACTattctgttttcttttaacTCTTCAGTTTCGGCAAATAACTGTGGAAGCTCAGACTATTTTTACTGCACTAATAACCGATGTATAAAGACATCACTAACATGCGACTCTATTGACAACTGTGGGGATGGGTCGGATGAAACTATGGACAGCCCAGAGGACATATGTCATGGTACGTCAAATTTTGTAACTTAACTTACAACAATTAGACCAATTATGAAATCACTCCACAGCAATGAAGTTAATAAGTATTCCTTGATCCTACTAAGTaggatagtcctaacttaggactagtcctaggagttattaaaaacttaaggctagtcctaataAGACTGATCCTAattagactagtcctaactcattgtgaaatccaccctgggCCTATTCCCTGCTGAGCAAGTATTAGCAGGATAtcagcttaagcagctgtatgaaattgggctctgatgACATTCTCTGTATCTTAATATTAGGTGACAATAACTGCGACAGTTCACCGTGTCTGAATGGTGGAACCTGCTCCCCTGTGACCAAACCGTCGTGTCTTTGCCCAGGTGGATACTGGGGTGACATCTGTGAATTTGGTAAGATGACAAGAatgatgcttttaaaaaaataaactgaagCCCAAttcatgcgaatgcaatacaaatcCCAACTAATAGTTCGCAACTAATAATTCGCAACtaataattcgcaacagttgataTGTGCTCACCTCCttcgaaacattcgctgcgaaaacagccctgtgatgtcaaaactcgcttcgcatttgcattcccaggaagtatgaaccgggcttttgCACTAGGTGATGTTTGAAGCTCTGCATGGTGTGGATCATAAGAAAAACTAAtgatagtaaacttgcgggtacatgtacaaccatgtACATACAACTGTATTGggagaagtgttggctctgagaagagctggtgtggtctcgacatttcaaacagtgtactctgctcgtGTTAAGCCTTTTCAGTGTATAATGAAGGGTTTAAAGTAATAATAGGCATCTCTTATATTGCGCTTTTACCAGAGGGCATCTCAtagcaattattatttttactacaCTGCGGAGCTATGTTAAAACTTTAAGACgtatttatgtacatgtagcaccatgttacatacaaggtgctgtggtgcaatcttcAGCCAACCATCCCAGAAACACCTGGGGGCGAACCCATTTTTTGCATGTTCTTAGCAATAAGTgtattgggttcttttacatctacatgtacatgtacacatgtattacACAACACCTAAACACACGGGAGTCACGGCTTTACAGGTCGATTGTGCactgttacatacatgtacatgtagattgattcaccacacaatttcaggcctgatacttcttggtggcaacgaaggcgattgcctccatgccctgtggtcattgccttggtgcccttgaaatgctccagtagaaatacacaatttcctcatagggtgccctttaccaaggagaaaatgccttggtgcacttgccctgtcaaaaacgaagcacacagtcTTGTGATTTCATATTGCAGACATTCAAAATGATGTCAATGATATTGTCTCCATCAGGCAATTCTGATTGTGAATCAGCACCCTGTAAAAATGGAGCATCGTGCCAGCCGTTTTCAACTGGGCCTGGTGTACACTGTGTATGTCTCAGTGGTTTCTACGGACAATACTGCGAAACACGTAAGTTAGATTTTAAAAAACACTTTCTGGCTCGAAAAAGTTTGAGCacaaagtgtcttgctcaggaaaGAAAGATGAGTAAAATTTGATGGCTTATCAGCTATGAATATTGTTTATACTTAAATGtattcccaccatgcaaagtttcaaatcctcaATATTAATCGAGTTCATTAGATTACCTAGCTACTTCATTCTACATAAACTAACACATATATTTGTTGCACATTACTCAACATTTACTATGTGGTGGCTTCGGTTACAGCTTCTGAGCTGTTGCGAAGGATGCCCTACAAATGTATATCTCAATGCATGATGAGGCAGTGATCCAGGCGGATccagccgtagccatagctggCAATTTGGACACGGGCGTTTAGAAGATGTCTGAAACAAATTAACCCTGCCAAGTTACTACATGTGCTAACATTTTTTGATCACTTAATCTGCTTAACTTACTCAAAATGTGAACGATGTCACATCAGTTACTGTGATCTGTTTCAACATTTTGCTGCAAAAAAGATACTCAattacaatctgagaagtgtttcATATGAAACGATTCTCATATTGAGAAGTCTTTTGAATCCCTTTCTTTATTAAAACCACTTTCCTTTCCTAATGTCGTACATTATATCAAAAACGTTTGTATCGTCTTCAATTTTTGGAGTTATTACAAAAACTATACCCTCTCTTGATCAAGCAAGTCATTTTACCAAAAATTGGACCcaacccatgaaatatgctaaatACATTAACGCATGTTATGTGCACTAAAtaagcagacgcacaatcgCATCTGCCTCACGCAGCTATTAACCACACACATAACGGTGCCAAACAAAATGGTAGTGTGTATGTGCAAAGTGCAATTGACTTATTATTTTAGGGGTCTACTATTAAAATCACTGTCCGAAATGGCTTATTTTGAGAGTTCCTAACTAACCATAGAATGACTGAAATTGTACGTATAATGTAGCAACCCCGCTTTGTGTATTCTCTGCTTCGTTCAGACATGTCTCTTGGCTGCAAGACGCATGAGGAGTGCTTGAATGATGGAACATGTGTGGATGGAAGTTGTTTCTGTAACGAGAATTACTACGGAAATCACTGTGAATATTATGGTATGTTTCAGATCAAGTCTGCTTTGCAACAACCATAGCCTTTTTTGTATAGATAGACAGTTATTTCATTCATAAACTGGTCCTGATTTTATAATGCGCTGCATACAGCAGAATTACATGTTTGCGCTATAATAGGAGCTTTGAAGTGTGTGATTCTATGAGTTGCAAGTTTAGAGTTCTGCGTTAAGCAGTGCAATGAAGTTTGGTGCTGTTGGTTTGTGAGGTGGAAAATGTCTTAACCATATCCCTTTGAAATAGGAAGCTCAGTAGGGAGATATAAGTTGCTGCGTTTCTTTGTGGGTCATAAACCTGTCCATTTCATTTTACATGTAGTGGCCTGTTACGTATTAAGACTAAAGGTATTGAGGTTAAAGGTTTATTTTTGTCGATGTAAAGCTGATTTACAGGCAAAAatttcaagaaagatacaataaaagtcacatgatTCAAATATCTTCCAATAGAATCCGTTCCCCAAATAATGTACTtagtactatcaacagctgcagcgcTTCTAACTTAGGGAAGTTTTTCTAGTCGCAGACTTTTGGAgtacaggccttgaattttgcACTTCTGcgattgctgtgggtgccgtgggttattttgaggccttgGAGAATTTTGCAAGCTATGACTTGTTTAAATAGAGGCCACACTCTCAGCAGTCACAAAGGTATAACACAATAATATGACAACAATTCACAGATATCAATTCGCTGAACGATGATAATGTTCGAGGCAAAGCTAAAGGTAAGGCCAGAGAAGGTCCGCAGtcatttttaaattattcaacACCATTGGTTTACCAATTCTAGGATCTGTACAACTTTGgtacttattttttatttaataatttttttttttttttttttggggggggggggggggggggaccgaacccacaacctttgcaattctagagttgTGTCTTACCAAAAGGTCTCCATAAGGGAACTCTAAAGACTGGGGCGATCTTGTCAAAATTTGGTCCTAAGCAACCTCACTACAAGGAATGATGTGTACAAAGTCAAAGGGAAGATAAGATGTTAAGTACATGGACAAAGGAAAAATATTACACTTCTTGACAGGGGTGCATATTTGAGAGTGTGTTTTCTATGTTTGTTTCAATGAAAacttacacacacacacacaaaggttttgctcatgcaacttaaaacatttttgtgacCAAAGATGTACAGTTCCTGTAGTTAATAGTTTGCGGTATGATTTTGCTTACTAACTAAAGAGAATTAGACTAGTTAATTggtgagtatacatgtacaagttgtgTGGTGTctagtgttgtcagcagcagagtgttggttcaaatcctggtcatgacactcttggccttaaccataattgctttcgTAAACAAATTGGGAAggtattctgctctaccagccaggctcgtagtggatgatacccatgcctacattcttatgGCCTGTTTCACCCCAAAGAGTATGAGGCAACATatccctggtggcagttgatttgggttgaaaGCCTAAATTAGAATAAGGGTAGACCTCGCAGTGGTGGTAATACCTTGTGGTGTTGGGCAACTTCTCAAAGAAAATCATTAACAAacttttctgttttgctgaaCTTAATTTGTTTGCTAGACTTAGACTTTCCCAGAAACCTGAAGGaatttcaaaactttgaatTGAAACCCTTAACTTCCTTGTGAGCATTTTTGTGTAATCCTTCAGAAGTTTTTAAGGTaactgaaaaaaacacaagaccaatgGTGACTTTTGCTGTACAGTCCCTGAAACCTGTTAAACATCAGACCAAGCTTTTGGTAATTCTTTATCTCAGTCTTaaactttctgtaaaatttATCCAACTACACTGTTTTAAGCTAACTAAACCCTCCCACAAAAAAAGAACACCGGATAAGTTTAGTATTGCCTACTGCTTAGCGCATAAACAGCAGCTGGCTCAGCGCATGAAACAGCAgttgtcttttcttttgttgtattatttaatCATTTCCCTATAATACTACAGGATAAAAACACAACATAAGTTCCTTCCTGTTTGAACAGAATTCTAAAATGAAAATGGGTTTTatagatacatgtagtttggATCCATTAACAATGTTACACTCAACCAAATAACTTTGACACGCTGAATTACTTGTATCTGGTTCTAAACATGGCTCCTCTTTCCGTGCCTGCGTTTTCAACTGTGTCTAGTCCACGTAAGTCGGTTCTTATTTAAGCATGATTTTGTCTATGTTGTCACATTGGTAATGTTAATGGCTGTTTTTACTTCTTGCTGTTTATTTCTTGTTGGGGCCTCAGTCCTATTTGTACTAATTCAAGCTTTAATCCAAACCAACCCAACAGCATTAATTTTTGACGAGGATGTGCACATGTACTGTATATTATCAGTAGTAATCAAGGTATCAGTTGCAACAATTCTCAAAGCTCGCTATTTAGGGGCAATATTTGATTCCAGCTAAAACAATCTcctacaggattggtagagctgataAAATAATTGCAGACGGGttttacatgaaataacaaacatgtgaaaatttatgtGAGTCAGGAAATTAGTGagaaaccatgcacaatttgcGACATGGAAACACATTGTCCGCAgttgtaacaaacaaaaaccactcAGCTGTTTTTAGTTTGAAATTGTTGTAGATAGTTTTCTTGAACATGACTTCATTTCATagggaaatatttcactgaTAAAAAAATCTAGTACGGACTTCATAGTCAGTAAGCTGCCAGACTTAAATTAAACAATAGCGATTTTTATCCTTTAACAATCCCGTAAAGATTTTGAGCCCGGCTTAGAGtacgacatacatgtaagcaacTCCATTTTCACCTTGGCAATATCGTTCTTTTTTTGTAGATAACACCACCTCTAATACGGACTACACAGACCTCCAGCATACTAGTATTATGATTGGAGCATTCGTTGGTGCTGTGTGTCTTCTCTCTATATGTTGGCTGATTGCAATGGCACGCAAACGCCAATACGACGAACCCAACCCAAGGATTCAAAGAATAGTCAGTGTACATAGTAGAGGTAAGTTGTGTAatactaataaataatttatagaGCACTCATATCCATGGGGCTTCCGCATtcagtatcaggcctgatacttcacagaggcatcAAAGGCaagtgcctccatgcccccccccctttgccttggtgctctaAACGGTAGAAATTCctcattgggtgccctttaccaaggaggaaaatgccttggtgcacttgccctttcataaacaaagtacatgtatacatgccTGCAGGTATGAGAACTATTTGTTTACTTATCACCATGTAATCgattacaaggtgctgttgcgCAATATGCATCCAATCAAACTAGAAACACTGgggagaaccccttctcttcaccagaagtgcactgggttcttttacttgtattacacaacacacaggacctacggctttaaGTCCCAACCAAAGAACCTGGGGAAAGTATTAAGAGTTTTAGACACTTTGGTGTATGGTAAAACCGACAAAACTGAATTCTTGTACTAAAGATTGTCTGATGACACTGCTGGAACCCAACTTTTATTCTATGGTTACCAATATTTGATACCAACCCTTTATGAATTGATTCTCGTTGTAGATGAAAGAGGCATGCGGCCATCTGTAACTGCAACGGGAGCGATTGATCTCCCACCGACGTATTCCGACTGTGTTAACGAAACAGGAACGCCAAAGGTCGGCAAACGAGGCGATGTTCATACAATAACGGAAGAAAGTTTGGACGACACGGATGGAGATGTATTCACGGCAGACGATGAAGGACCACCTCTGAGTCCACCACCGGCATATGAATCAGTCGCATTGAGTGAAGAAGACGAGGATGGTATTTCTTTTCAAGTGACGGGCTCCGCTTTACCAGATGTAGTCAATCAAGATAGAGTACCACAGCGGCTGACATCCAATCATCTCGACACGGAGGTCTGACACAAGTAAGAAGTTGTTTATAATTTGTGTACCAGAATTGTGTGCTGAAAACCGTTGTTGTATACGCCCGTGTTTTGTAAGCATCCAGCCTTTGACATTCGTGTTTTATTACATTTGAAATAATGCTGTTTATTTAAAACTATTCTATATTTTGAAtcagatgatgatgatttaCTTAGAATTACTGAAATTGTGAATAAAAGCAGCGCTTTGGTTTCCTTAGTGATCTTTAGAGTTTGGTGAAAGTACATGGTTGGTTTTTATAGAATAGTAAACAGGGCCAAAATCATTCCCTTTTGATGTGGAGGGAACTTGGGGTCGATTTCTCAGatatagtcctaacttaggactagtcctaggacacTTAAGGAGACACTTAAGGCTGGTCCTATTACAAGACACagattagtcttaactctttgtgaaatccaccctagaGTTGTACAGTTATATTTTACAGCGCCCCCCTTGTGGCTTCATTCAGCAATGGCAGGTTGTTTTGAACAATTCCTTTTGGTATCCTTCATTGTGTTGGAAATAGTTATGTCACTTAATCTTCATGGAATGTTGTAaaataaactatttttgtattggATTGATTAACTTGGATAATTTTCTTGTAATTTtcaatgtgtgtttttcttcttatgTACTTGTGGATTTAaagggttttgttttctttctataGTCCACTGTGGGAAAGTACACCATAGTGACATTGAACCTGTGGTTCAACTTCAAgctattgtatctttctttataacattgcctataaatcagcattacgttgCCAAACACCAAtccatgaccctacctttaaaagcattgaacactattggtaaatattcaaaaaaactgttggcataaaaacttaattggtataacaagcaatggagagactgctgatagtatacattgtgagaaaaggctccatCTGAAGAACATAGTTTTGacaaagagataatttctcactcaaatatttaaagacttcaggccttgaGCCcttttgaggcatctgaaatcacacaattttgtgcaacaagggtgtttttcctttcattattctcttgcatcttaatcaatcaatcaaccaatcagtttatttccacagtatcaaaatcTTAGATACCCAATGGAgtcaaattttacacaaatttgttatttcatgaacatgttttgatacacgaagtacaaatactggtcttttacaattaccaaagggttCCAGAGCTGTTAATATGGGAGGGACACATTCCTAACTTTTTCCCGACCACATCACCTGTCTGAATAATGACGTACTTAAATGTATCCAACTGCCTCTTGCTACTGGGCAagctctgtggtctagttgggatgactttgctctagaattgctaaggtcgaaggttcgaatcccacccgagtaatatgcctgtgatttttttacagatctcgggaaagtactgagtttacagtgctaacacacatcggtgtatggggaaaacCAAAAGGAATAGTCTtaatcccgatgcaaatttaacatgtgtATCCAACTTGGTTTACATACATCCTATATTGAGCTTGAGGAATGCTTAGATCCAGGTTGATCGAACCCAGTAACTTGCAGGTGTTTCagggagttttttttcttttgagcaGAGAATGTCACATTGCAGGATGAACTGACCAGTTCAGTCAGGAACTGACTATGTGGAAAGCCTGTAGGAAGGTTTACCCGGAATCGTATAGGAAGCCCTAGGCATTTGTGATATATGAGGAAATCTTTACCATTTCCTGAATTTACGTTTAAAAGAGAAAGGTACTGCAGTGGTTTTTGTGACAGagctttttttaaaacattttttacggAATTCAAGTTTGCCACTCAGGGCCCTGTGGAAAACCTCAATGTTTGTGAACAGGTTACCCTGATAAAAGAGAGTCAAGGGTTGGTAATACCGCTATTCTTCAACATTCACAGCCAGAGTAATTATTTTTGAATATAAACACAAGCTTTCAATCACAGTGCGATTCAGCttaaatacttttttaaatttttctaCGAAAAGTTCAATAACCTTTACAGGACAAACAAAGACAGAACACCAATGGTGTATCATCTGattacaatatttaaaaatttaacaatttgaaGATGATAAACTGCgtaatttttatatttcaaCTCTGTATATAATGATATAGGGAATTTTCTGTAAATGATGATTGCTTGTATATATTTCAGCATTAAACCTTTCAAATGaagttattttgatattttcaatctgtactatatacatgtactgtacatgtatgcttgcTACTTTTTCACTTCCAAGTTTGggcatttgttttaaatgtacaCTCTTATTGATCCAAGTCTAATCTTCCATTTTTGACattttacacattttcaagACACTAGAACAAACTTTTCAGGAGGAAAAACTTTATATCCGACCACAGTTATAACAtctaaatattaatttgtttgaagATCACACACAGAATCATTTGTGTAGTTTTATACAAATTGTTTCGTTTTCAGCATTCAGAGATAGGGGCAAGTTTGGACATGGACATTCGCTAACTATGGttcaactgtaacttcacctgGATATAACCTTTTAAGTGCCTGCTTCACAAGTTAACCAAAGCATTTCCTTTTTATTAATGGACACGCCTAGAATCTAGAGTTTGAAAATGTAGAGGATGCTGGTCATCTTCTAATGCATAAATTTATTCCATAATCACTCTTAAACTGAATGgtaataaaaacttttggttagaagcccaCAGCAGCAATTAATAGTATAAATCACTTCACTTTGTAGTAATGTGGAAAGGTAACAGTCTTGTGcttcaaaatttgaatttgagaaacattactgcaATAACACTTGTCcgattgtgtattcctactGGGGATTATTTTTCTTGAACATAAATGTTTGCTACGGATTTTACGGCAGTATTTCAATAACGCATTGTGCCTTTAACAAGGTAAAGACCCAACAATGTTAGACAATTACTCTGTGTCCAAACTTGCTCAAAGCTGTGCTTGCTACTGATAATTAGATGTAGCATTATGGTGCTCAGGCAAGTGCCTTGAGTTTTCCCATAAAACAAGGTTTTTAATATTAAGCTTTGCGCAATCAAATTATTACAgatttccacaaaaaaaaacaggtatatttttgaaattaaatgaacTGTTTTACAAACTCCTAAATTGAAGGGATTAAATATTTTCTAGAAAGATAAAAGAGACTCATACTTAAAACTATCTGAAATGCAATTCTTGAAGCTTGTTTCCATTATAATCTTTCAATGTTTCAATGAATGTACCGATTATTCAtccctttttttgttaattCTCGACTTCGGAAcggtttaatttaaaattttgtattttgcaaCTTTACTTctttgttaaattttgtttcttctttaatACACTACTAGCTTCTATTTTGCCACACACGACACACGTTTTAGCTCAAACTTGGAAAAGATCAATTTCATTCGAAGGTATAATCTGAGCATGTTTAAATCAATTTTATGGGAATTTTTCCCAGGTAATTGTTATCCGGTTATAATTTTGGCTTTTCTTAATTTTAATGTCACggtgtaaatttgtattggattaagtgaaatatttcttttgtaTATTAACTCTTTTATATTTGTGAACGAACAATGAACacaataaattaaatttaaacaagAAGTTCAATTGCATGTTTTCacccttgttttgtttgcttgctGTTTGGAATTGCTTCTTATTTTCTTTGAAGAGTTGTTCGAGCACAAAAACTCCTACAGTGTAAAGTAATTAGTGAGTAGTGatttaaaaacagaacaaatatttgccattttgtggagcCAAACTTTTGGTTCTATAAAAGAGCAGACTGTGGTCTGTCATAAAAGAGCACAAATATTACACAAGTTCAGGAATGTTTATGGGAAACCTGTAtgctttttgaaagggcaagggcaccaaggcattttcttcttggtaaagggcaccctttgagaaaaattgtaagtttctactggagcatttcaaaggcaccaatcAGGCCTGAGAAACATAATCCACTTTTAAAATgcctttccaaccatattccTTTCAAAGCCAAAGCTGTGGTAAACGATATGTCATAAGTCTCTGCCGCTTTTATTTAGAAACATAATGGTATAAAGTTTTTAACATTGATTTAGCattatcattttcattttgaggggggtacatgtacatgtacttacatgtaaCAACACATAATCATTAACATTAACTTCGtagtattttttaaatatttgaagagtTAAATAGAAGTTTTCAGACAAAGCAACTGTCTACACaagttgttgctgttttgtattgttttaatgtttatcTCAAATCAGTTAAGATATAAATCCTCAATAGTTCGATACGACATAAAAAGCTGTAACACATCATTTGCAAAAATTATATACAGTTTCAAAACTCATACCAAAAGAAGttgtattttaaacaaattatacaagaTGCTTATAAGGTAATTCAAAGAGAAGTCTTgtaagaaaaacacacacacataataTGGTATAGTGGCAAAGTTGGTTGATAGAATTTTTTCTCAAGCACTACTATACCTTAAAGCCCAAGGAATATAAGACGACGACTCTTGAGGAAATAATTCGTTGTAATGTAACGTACAGGCATTCTGTGCATTGAAACGTGTGCTTTGGTCAAGAAAGAGAAAAGTGCATCATACAAATAGccacagggctgtatgcttcgtttttgaaagggcaagggcaccaaggcattttctctttggcaaagggcaccctatgaggaaattgtaaatttctactagagcatttcaagggcaccaaggcaatgacaaggggcaacggaggcaatcgcttccgttgcctccgtgaagtatcaggcctgagccAGTATTGTAGTCGAGTACTTCTTCGTCGAGTATCAAGTCCTGCCGTGAACTAGAGTGACTTAGTACTCAAAGGAGGCCATCAAGTAATTGACAAGTGCCCCCACACAGAGTACTTTGATTATGAGTAGCAAGTCCAATAGCCAAGTACCAAGTCTGAGTCGGTTAAGTTGTACTAGGGTGGCTGAATAGTACACAAGAAAAAGTACTTGGTCCAACGAGTACTTGGACAGTTCCCCAATACCGAGAACTCATTATGAGCAGCATTTCAAAAGCCGACCGCCAAGTACTTGGATCTCCAGTATGAGTCGGTCAAGTTGTACTAGGGTGGCTGAATAGAACACAAGAATAAGTACTTGGTCAAACGAGTACTTGACGAGTGCCCCAATACTGGGTATctgatatacatgtaattatggGCAACAAGTCTAAAAGCGGAGTACCAAGTACTTGGATCTCCGAGTACAAGCAcgagtctttaaaaaaaaatagcaatgaGGAACAAAGGCGTTGTCTTTTGCTTGTTATGATAACTTTCTTCATGAGCCATAGGTAGCTTAAATTTCACCTTTTGTTTGCATTCGAGAGCTTTATTCTTCCATTCATTGCATTAATTTAGGTTAGGAAAGTGGTAATTTGACCTTGAGCACAATTTCCAGTTGAGTATCACAGATTATTTGGACTTTGAGTGCCAATATTTTGCGAGATGAGTACA encodes:
- the LOC117307452 gene encoding uncharacterized protein LOC117307452 isoform X2 yields the protein MMWITERVKRSCLVILLLIVCFCQRVLSTECNITIHINSTNPEGVLSSPSFPGSYDKLPEGYTCWLKLVPDDPTRHLQITFEDFHLSGSLMTSCDSGEMDTLTINSPSKTWVNCGCQRPHVLDLTGQEIRFELLVQAARTSDASSRFYGAKYKYLTPTEYMELRDVYFYSDSTKLDIGNGYKLSEWPANALPTFFNSEFIDVLYYIEAAPGMKISVAADFVTNRVGTSVVVIRDGITSQAAALYEGSLDTKASVISSQESMYIRWYGLIQDSRITLRIEVTAFRDPVSANNCGSSDYFYCTNNRCIKTSLTCDSIDNCGDGSDETMDSPEDICHGDNNCDSSPCLNGGTCSPVTKPSCLCPGGYWGDICEFGNSDCESAPCKNGASCQPFSTGPGVHCVCLSGFYGQYCETHMSLGCKTHEECLNDGTCVDGSCFCNENYYGNHCEYYDNTTSNTDYTDLQHTSIMIGAFVGAVCLLSICWLIAMARKRQYDEPNPRIQRIVSVHSRDERGMRPSVTATGAIDLPPTYSDCVNETGTPKVGKRGDVHTITEESLDDTDGDVFTADDEGPPLSPPPAYESVALSEEDEDGISFQVTGSALPDVVNQDRVPQRLTSNHLDTEV
- the LOC117307452 gene encoding uncharacterized protein LOC117307452 isoform X4; its protein translation is MMWITERVKRSCLVILLLIVCFCQRVLSTECNITIHINSTNPEGVLSSPSFPGSYDKLPEGYTCWLKLVPDDPTRHLQITFEDFHLSGSLMTSCDSGEMDTLTINSPSKTWVNCGCQRPHVLDLTGQEIRFELLVQAARTSDASSRFYGAKYKYLTPTEYMELRDVYFYSDSTKLDIGNGYKLSEWPANALPTFFNSEFIDVLYYIEAAPGMKISVAADFVTNRVGTSVVVIRDGITSQAAALYEGSLDTKASVISSQESMYIRWYGLIQDSRITLRIEVTAFRDPVSANNCGSSDYFYCTNNRCIKTSLTCDSIDNCGDGSDETMDSPEDICHGDNNCDSSPCLNGGTCSPVTKPSCLCPGGYWGDICEFGNSDCESAPCKNGASCQPFSTGPGVHCVCLSGFYGQYCETHNTTSNTDYTDLQHTSIMIGAFVGAVCLLSICWLIAMARKRQYDEPNPRIQRIVSVHSRDERGMRPSVTATGAIDLPPTYSDCVNETGTPKVGKRGDVHTITEESLDDTDGDVFTADDEGPPLSPPPAYESVALSEEDEDGISFQVTGSALPDVVNQDRVPQRLTSNHLDTEV